Proteins encoded by one window of uncultured Draconibacterium sp.:
- a CDS encoding four helix bundle protein yields MKNYPHSNFFDFESLELYKKSLDFTDFVYDLIIRFPKEERFELGSQLNRAATSVSLNIAEGYGESIPLSLRYLRIVRGSIRECLACSTIAFRRNYIDEQNYMESRTYLTELSKLAAGYKKFLNRKLNK; encoded by the coding sequence ATGAAAAATTATCCTCATTCCAATTTCTTCGATTTCGAATCGTTGGAGTTGTACAAAAAATCACTCGATTTCACTGATTTTGTTTACGATTTAATAATCCGGTTTCCTAAAGAAGAACGGTTTGAATTGGGAAGTCAATTGAACCGGGCAGCTACATCTGTTTCTCTGAATATTGCAGAAGGATATGGAGAAAGTATTCCATTGTCTTTAAGATATTTGCGCATAGTACGTGGCTCAATTCGCGAATGTTTAGCTTGTTCAACAATTGCCTTTAGACGAAATTACATTGATGAGCAAAACTATATGGAGTCAAGAACTTATCTTACGGAATTATCAAAATTAGCAGCCGGATACAAGAAATTTTTAAATAGGAAACTGAATAAATAA
- the gcvT gene encoding glycine cleavage system aminomethyltransferase GcvT, protein MKTTAFNSIHKKLGAKMVEFAGYEMPIEYSGIKDEHMTVRESVGVFDVSHMGEFWVKGPKALDLVAKITSNDPRILTQGQAQYSCFPNGKGGIVDDLLVYFYEPEKYMLVVNAANIEKDWNWVVQQNEEIGAELENASDDISQLAIQGPKASEVLQKLTDVNLSEIKFYTFVTDKFAGVDEVIISATGYTGAGGFELYFRNDVAEQIWEAIFEAGTEAGIKPVGLAARDTLRLEMGYCLYGNDIDDTTSPLEAGLGWITKFNNGRKFIDREFLTMQKTEGVTRRLRGFILTARGIPRHGYELVNSDGETIGEVTSGTMSPVLNKGIGMGYVAKEYSAFGTEIFVKIRNKVIPAEIVRLPFI, encoded by the coding sequence ATGAAAACAACTGCATTTAATTCAATACACAAAAAGTTGGGCGCCAAAATGGTGGAGTTTGCCGGGTACGAAATGCCAATTGAATATAGTGGTATTAAAGATGAACACATGACCGTTCGCGAAAGCGTTGGTGTTTTCGATGTGTCACATATGGGCGAATTTTGGGTGAAAGGCCCAAAAGCATTGGATTTAGTTGCTAAAATAACTTCAAACGATCCACGAATTCTTACACAAGGACAAGCTCAGTACAGTTGTTTTCCAAACGGTAAAGGCGGAATTGTTGACGACCTGTTGGTTTATTTTTACGAGCCGGAAAAATATATGCTGGTAGTAAATGCTGCTAATATTGAAAAAGACTGGAATTGGGTGGTGCAGCAGAATGAAGAAATTGGAGCCGAGTTGGAGAATGCTTCAGACGATATTAGCCAGTTAGCTATTCAGGGGCCAAAAGCTTCCGAGGTACTTCAAAAATTAACCGATGTAAATCTTTCAGAAATAAAATTTTACACTTTTGTTACCGATAAATTTGCCGGAGTTGATGAGGTAATTATTTCGGCAACAGGTTACACCGGAGCAGGTGGTTTCGAATTGTATTTCAGAAACGATGTAGCCGAACAAATTTGGGAGGCCATTTTTGAAGCCGGTACAGAAGCGGGTATAAAACCAGTTGGTTTGGCTGCCCGCGACACACTTCGTTTAGAAATGGGATATTGCCTTTACGGAAACGATATCGACGACACAACATCGCCACTGGAAGCCGGATTGGGATGGATTACCAAATTTAATAATGGACGTAAGTTTATCGACCGCGAATTTTTAACCATGCAAAAAACCGAGGGGGTTACCCGCAGGTTGCGTGGTTTTATACTTACAGCAAGAGGTATTCCACGCCATGGATACGAACTGGTAAATTCAGACGGCGAAACCATTGGCGAAGTTACCTCGGGAACCATGTCGCCGGTTTTAAATAAAGGAATTGGAATGGGTTATGTTGCAAAAGAATACTCGGCCTTTGGAACTGAAATTTTTGTAAAGATCCGTAATAAAGTAATTCCGGCAGAAATCGTAAGGCTGCCTTTTATCTAA
- a CDS encoding Hpt domain-containing protein, which yields MDNTFQHINTSQLEALAGGDNAFIKEMAEIFLEQINEFVTNMSSYLKQKNWEKLAREAHTAKSSAMTFGMDDTGTLLKNIQLECEAGNLGDVPKMVADAIDQLQAAIPELKELL from the coding sequence ATGGACAACACATTTCAACACATTAATACTTCTCAGCTTGAAGCACTTGCAGGTGGAGACAACGCTTTTATTAAAGAAATGGCAGAAATTTTTCTGGAACAGATTAATGAATTTGTGACGAACATGAGTTCATACCTGAAACAAAAAAACTGGGAAAAACTGGCACGCGAGGCACACACAGCAAAATCGTCGGCAATGACATTTGGAATGGATGATACGGGAACGCTACTTAAAAATATTCAACTGGAATGCGAAGCCGGTAATCTGGGCGATGTTCCCAAAATGGTTGCAGATGCAATCGATCAGTTACAGGCTGCTATTCCTGAATTGAAAGAATTACTTTAA
- a CDS encoding DUF1015 family protein, translating into MAIIKPFKGLRPQKEIVEELACLPYDVMNSEEAAVMAEGKEKSLLRITKAEIECPGVEDIHSETVYNKAVENFKAFQDKGWLQSDADAKYYIYAQTMNGLTQYGIVGAAACADYENGIIKKHELTRPEKEEDRMVLTRYLNANIEPVFFAYKAVDEIDAIVESIVKSKAADYDFTAEDGFGHHFWTIDDAETNAKLEQLFEEKVPFTYVADGHHRTAAAARIGAEKTSQNPNHKGDEEYNYFMAVHFPDNQLQIIDYNRVVTDLNGLSEIDFLAELSKGFDVENMGADIFKPSALHEFSLYMAGSWYKLTAKEGTYDDSDPIGILDVTILSNQVLDPILDIKDLRTSKRIDFVGGIRGLEELKRRVDSGEMKAAFALYPVSMQQLINIADSGNIMPPKTTWFEPKLRSGLVIHKLD; encoded by the coding sequence ATGGCGATAATCAAACCATTCAAAGGACTTCGTCCGCAAAAAGAAATTGTTGAAGAACTGGCTTGTCTTCCTTATGATGTAATGAATTCGGAAGAAGCAGCTGTTATGGCTGAAGGAAAAGAGAAATCGTTGCTTCGTATTACAAAAGCCGAAATTGAATGCCCGGGAGTGGAAGATATTCACTCGGAAACGGTGTACAACAAAGCCGTTGAAAACTTTAAAGCTTTTCAGGATAAAGGTTGGCTGCAAAGCGATGCTGATGCCAAATATTATATCTACGCACAAACTATGAACGGCCTTACCCAGTACGGAATTGTTGGTGCCGCTGCTTGTGCCGATTACGAAAACGGCATTATTAAAAAGCACGAACTTACCCGTCCGGAAAAAGAGGAAGACCGTATGGTTTTAACGCGTTATCTGAATGCCAACATCGAGCCGGTATTTTTTGCATACAAGGCAGTTGATGAAATCGATGCCATTGTTGAGAGCATTGTAAAAAGTAAAGCTGCCGATTACGATTTTACTGCTGAAGACGGATTTGGTCACCATTTCTGGACCATCGACGATGCAGAAACAAATGCCAAACTGGAGCAGCTTTTTGAAGAAAAAGTACCTTTTACATACGTGGCCGACGGTCATCACCGAACTGCAGCCGCAGCGCGTATTGGTGCTGAGAAAACGTCGCAGAATCCAAATCATAAAGGCGATGAAGAGTACAACTATTTTATGGCTGTACACTTCCCTGATAACCAATTGCAGATTATCGACTATAACCGTGTGGTAACTGATTTGAATGGCTTATCGGAAATCGATTTTCTGGCAGAGCTTTCGAAAGGATTCGATGTAGAAAATATGGGAGCCGACATTTTTAAACCATCGGCATTGCACGAGTTTAGCCTTTACATGGCCGGAAGCTGGTATAAACTTACTGCCAAAGAAGGAACTTACGATGATTCAGACCCGATTGGGATTCTGGATGTAACCATCCTTTCCAACCAGGTGCTCGATCCGATTTTGGATATCAAAGATTTGCGTACTTCGAAACGTATCGACTTTGTAGGAGGAATACGTGGCTTGGAAGAGTTGAAACGCCGCGTGGACTCGGGTGAAATGAAAGCAGCTTTTGCTTTGTACCCTGTTTCAATGCAGCAATTAATAAACATTGCCGACAGCGGAAATATTATGCCGCCAAAAACCACCTGGTTCGAGCCAAAATTGCGTTCGGGTTTGGTGATTCATAAATTAGATTAA
- the clpB gene encoding ATP-dependent chaperone ClpB: MNFNNFTIKSQEAIQQAFQIAQGNNQQAIETGHILRGVLHSAENVTEFLLKKLDVNVPIFKQALDQIIQSYPKVSGAEQYLSSGANQALQKALAMAQEMGDQYVSVEHILMALLEVKDNTSRLMKDNDISKKELKLAVEELRKGSKVDSQTAEDKFNSLNRFAINLNERARSGKLDPVIGRDDEIRRILQILSRRTKNNPILLGEPGTGKTAIAEGLAHRIVRGDVPENLKSKQVFSLDMGALVAGAKYKGEFEERLKAVVNEVVQSNDEVILFIDEIHTLVGAGKGEGAMDAANILKPALARGELRAVGATTLAEYQKYFEKDKALERRFQIVHVDEPDTLSAISILRGIKEKYENHHKVQIKDDAIIASVELSQRYISDRFLPDKAIDLMDEAAAKLRLEIDSVPEELDEIQRRVKQLEIEREAIKRENDTRKLNSLNEEISNLKEEQSQLRAKWQSEKSVIEAIQKKKEEIETYKFEAEQAERQGDYGRVAELRYGKVKEVEAEIEKLQAELEEMKKGENLIKEEVDTEDIAEVVARWTGIPVSKMLQSEREKLLHMEDELHNRVIGQDEAIVAISDAVRRSRAGLQDEKRPIGSFIFLGTTGVGKTELAKALAEYLFNDENMITRIDMSEYQEKFSVTRLIGSPPGYVGYDEGGQLTEAVRHKPYSVVLFDEIEKAHPDVFNVLLQVLDDGRLTDNKGRTVNFKNTIIIMTSNLGSQIIQQNYETMNDANEFQVLEQTRNQLLEMLRKTIRPEFLNRIDETIVFTPLSREAIKEIVRLQFEQIVKRLSTSELKIELSEKANEWLSGIGYDPHFGARPVKRVLQKYVLNELSKRILSGKVDKSKPIVIDFENDSLVFSN, translated from the coding sequence ATGAATTTTAATAATTTCACCATAAAATCGCAGGAAGCCATTCAACAGGCTTTTCAAATTGCCCAGGGAAATAACCAGCAGGCAATCGAAACTGGTCATATTCTTCGCGGAGTACTTCATTCGGCCGAGAATGTTACCGAGTTTTTACTTAAAAAACTGGATGTTAATGTGCCAATTTTTAAGCAGGCACTCGATCAGATTATTCAATCGTATCCAAAAGTCTCAGGAGCAGAACAGTATCTTTCTTCCGGTGCAAATCAGGCGTTGCAAAAAGCACTGGCGATGGCACAGGAAATGGGCGACCAGTATGTTTCGGTTGAGCACATCTTAATGGCATTGCTCGAAGTAAAAGACAATACCAGCCGGTTGATGAAAGACAATGATATCTCGAAAAAGGAGCTAAAACTGGCCGTTGAAGAGTTACGAAAAGGATCGAAGGTTGACAGCCAAACGGCAGAAGATAAATTCAATTCCTTAAATCGTTTTGCCATTAACCTGAACGAACGCGCCCGCTCGGGAAAACTCGATCCGGTTATTGGCCGTGATGATGAGATTCGCAGGATTTTGCAGATTCTCTCGCGTCGTACAAAAAACAATCCTATTTTGTTGGGTGAGCCGGGAACCGGAAAAACAGCAATTGCCGAAGGATTGGCGCACCGTATTGTTCGTGGTGACGTACCGGAGAACCTGAAATCGAAACAGGTATTTTCCTTGGATATGGGAGCATTGGTTGCCGGGGCAAAATACAAAGGCGAGTTCGAGGAGCGTTTAAAAGCAGTGGTAAACGAAGTTGTTCAATCAAACGATGAAGTAATTCTGTTTATCGACGAGATTCACACCCTGGTAGGTGCCGGAAAAGGCGAAGGAGCCATGGATGCCGCCAACATTTTAAAACCTGCACTGGCCCGTGGTGAGTTGCGTGCTGTTGGAGCAACAACACTGGCCGAGTATCAAAAATATTTCGAAAAAGATAAAGCGTTGGAGCGTCGTTTCCAGATTGTGCATGTTGATGAGCCGGACACTTTAAGTGCCATTTCTATATTGCGTGGGATTAAGGAAAAATACGAGAATCACCATAAAGTACAGATAAAAGACGATGCTATTATTGCCTCGGTTGAATTGTCGCAGCGTTATATTTCCGATCGTTTTTTACCCGATAAGGCCATCGACTTAATGGATGAAGCGGCTGCAAAACTGCGTCTGGAAATTGATTCGGTTCCCGAGGAGCTGGACGAAATTCAGCGCCGTGTAAAACAGCTGGAGATTGAGCGCGAGGCAATAAAACGCGAGAATGATACCAGAAAACTGAATTCGCTCAACGAAGAAATCTCGAACCTGAAAGAGGAGCAATCGCAGCTTCGTGCCAAGTGGCAGTCGGAGAAATCGGTAATCGAAGCCATTCAGAAAAAGAAAGAAGAGATTGAAACTTACAAGTTTGAAGCCGAGCAGGCCGAGCGTCAGGGAGATTACGGTCGAGTGGCCGAATTGCGCTACGGTAAAGTAAAAGAGGTGGAGGCTGAGATCGAAAAACTGCAGGCCGAACTGGAAGAAATGAAAAAAGGTGAAAACCTGATTAAAGAAGAGGTGGACACGGAAGATATTGCCGAGGTTGTGGCACGCTGGACTGGTATTCCCGTGTCGAAAATGTTGCAAAGTGAACGAGAAAAATTACTGCATATGGAAGATGAATTGCATAACCGGGTGATTGGTCAGGACGAAGCAATTGTAGCTATTTCGGATGCAGTGCGCCGCAGCCGTGCCGGTTTGCAGGACGAAAAACGCCCAATTGGTTCTTTCATCTTTTTAGGGACAACCGGAGTGGGTAAAACCGAGCTGGCAAAAGCATTGGCAGAATACCTTTTCAACGACGAGAATATGATCACACGTATCGATATGTCGGAGTACCAGGAGAAATTCTCGGTAACCCGTTTAATCGGTTCGCCTCCGGGATATGTTGGCTACGACGAAGGTGGTCAGTTAACAGAGGCAGTGCGCCACAAACCTTATTCAGTAGTACTTTTCGACGAGATTGAGAAAGCACACCCCGATGTATTTAATGTATTGCTTCAGGTTTTAGATGATGGCCGTTTAACCGATAACAAAGGTCGAACAGTAAACTTTAAGAATACCATTATTATAATGACATCGAACCTGGGATCGCAAATTATTCAGCAGAATTACGAAACTATGAATGATGCCAACGAATTCCAGGTGCTGGAACAAACACGAAACCAGTTGCTGGAAATGTTGCGGAAAACAATCCGACCGGAGTTTCTGAACCGTATTGATGAAACCATTGTATTCACGCCGCTGTCGAGAGAAGCGATTAAAGAAATTGTTCGCTTGCAGTTTGAGCAAATTGTAAAACGTTTGTCGACAAGTGAGCTGAAAATTGAGTTAAGCGAAAAAGCAAACGAGTGGCTGTCGGGCATTGGCTACGATCCGCATTTTGGAGCACGTCCGGTAAAACGTGTGCTTCAGAAATACGTTTTGAATGAGTTATCGAAACGAATACTTTCCGGTAAAGTGGATAAATCGAAACCGATTGTAATTGATTTTGAAAATGATTCGTTGGTTTTCAGTAACTAA
- the serC gene encoding 3-phosphoserine/phosphohydroxythreonine transaminase, translating into MKKHNFYAGPSILPEFTKEKTAEAAMNFAGTGLSVMEVSHRSKEFVAVMDEAVALVKELLKVPEGYSVLFLQGGASTQFLMAPYNLMDKKAAYLNTGAWSKKAIKEAKFFGEVVEVASSADTIYNYIPKGYEVPSDVSYFHYTSNNTIYGTQIRTPDVDVPLVADMSSDIFSRPIDVSKYDLIYAGAQKNLGPSGATLVIVKDAALGKVERPIPTMLDYTTHINAGSMFNTPSTLPVFACLQTLIWLKENGGVEAMEQKNIEKAKVLYDEIDRNKLFQCTVTAEEDRSLMNVTFVMTPEYAELEKEFLEFATAKGMLGIKGHRSVGGFRASIYNAMPVESIQALVDAMQEFEKMK; encoded by the coding sequence ATGAAGAAGCACAATTTTTACGCAGGACCTTCAATTCTGCCCGAATTTACAAAGGAAAAAACTGCTGAAGCTGCCATGAATTTTGCGGGAACCGGACTTTCTGTAATGGAAGTTTCGCACCGTAGTAAAGAGTTTGTTGCTGTTATGGACGAGGCGGTTGCTTTGGTAAAAGAATTACTTAAAGTGCCGGAAGGATATTCGGTTCTTTTCTTGCAAGGTGGTGCCAGCACTCAGTTTTTAATGGCTCCATATAACTTAATGGATAAAAAAGCAGCATATTTAAATACAGGTGCATGGTCGAAAAAAGCCATCAAAGAAGCTAAATTCTTTGGCGAAGTTGTTGAAGTTGCTTCATCGGCCGACACCATTTATAACTACATCCCGAAAGGATACGAAGTACCATCGGATGTTAGCTATTTCCATTATACATCAAATAATACTATTTACGGAACACAAATTCGTACACCGGATGTTGACGTTCCTTTGGTAGCAGATATGTCATCTGACATTTTCAGTCGCCCGATCGATGTGTCGAAGTACGACTTGATTTATGCCGGTGCGCAGAAAAACCTTGGACCATCAGGAGCTACTTTGGTAATTGTAAAAGATGCAGCACTTGGAAAAGTAGAGCGTCCAATTCCGACCATGTTGGATTACACCACGCATATTAACGCCGGATCGATGTTTAACACACCATCAACACTTCCTGTTTTCGCCTGTTTACAAACCTTAATCTGGTTGAAAGAAAACGGTGGTGTAGAAGCAATGGAACAAAAGAACATTGAAAAAGCAAAAGTTCTTTACGATGAAATCGATCGTAATAAATTATTCCAGTGTACCGTAACTGCCGAAGAAGATCGTTCGTTAATGAACGTAACTTTTGTGATGACTCCGGAGTATGCTGAATTGGAGAAAGAGTTTCTGGAATTCGCAACTGCAAAAGGAATGTTGGGAATAAAAGGACACCGCTCGGTTGGTGGTTTCAGGGCTTCAATTTACAATGCAATGCCTGTTGAAAGTATTCAGGCTTTGGTGGATGCCATGCAGGAGTTTGAAAAAATGAAGTAA
- a CDS encoding NAD(P)-dependent oxidoreductase, with product MRKILIATEKPFAPVAVKKIRKIFEKAGYELLLLEKYADKQELLEAIADVDAAIIRSDKFNEEVLNAGKKLKIVVRAGAGYDNVDLDAATANNIVVMNTPGQNSNAVAELAIGLAIMGLREMYSGKPGGEMRGRTLGLHGFGYVARNVFRIARAMGMKVIVYTRYSKGAAAAIGLKVTKSLEELYEKSDIVSIHVPARGEHIKSVSAEVLSHLQDGSILVNTARKEVINEPDLVKCMEEKPGIKYMSDLTPDCEAEFEEKFPGRFFFTPKKAGAQTAEANLNAGLAAARQIVDFFENGDTTHQVNKEK from the coding sequence ATGAGAAAAATCTTAATAGCTACAGAAAAACCGTTTGCCCCGGTTGCTGTAAAAAAAATCAGGAAAATTTTTGAAAAAGCCGGTTACGAGCTTTTGTTGCTCGAAAAGTATGCCGACAAACAAGAACTGTTGGAAGCCATTGCCGATGTTGACGCGGCAATAATTCGTAGCGATAAGTTTAATGAGGAAGTATTAAATGCCGGTAAGAAACTAAAAATCGTGGTGCGGGCAGGTGCCGGATACGACAATGTTGATCTTGATGCTGCTACAGCAAACAACATTGTGGTAATGAACACACCCGGACAAAACTCAAATGCCGTTGCTGAGTTGGCCATTGGTTTGGCAATAATGGGATTACGCGAAATGTATTCCGGAAAACCAGGTGGCGAAATGCGTGGCCGTACACTTGGATTACACGGTTTTGGTTACGTTGCCCGAAATGTTTTCCGTATTGCACGGGCTATGGGAATGAAAGTTATCGTATACACGCGCTACAGCAAAGGTGCTGCCGCTGCAATAGGTTTAAAGGTTACCAAATCGTTAGAGGAACTTTACGAAAAAAGCGATATCGTATCTATTCATGTTCCCGCTCGTGGAGAACACATCAAATCGGTTAGTGCCGAAGTACTTTCGCATTTGCAGGATGGTAGTATTTTAGTGAACACTGCCCGTAAAGAAGTGATTAACGAGCCCGACCTGGTAAAATGTATGGAAGAAAAACCGGGCATAAAATACATGTCGGATCTTACGCCTGACTGTGAAGCTGAGTTTGAGGAGAAGTTCCCCGGAAGATTTTTCTTCACACCTAAAAAAGCCGGGGCACAAACTGCCGAAGCCAATTTAAATGCCGGTTTGGCGGCAGCCCGGCAAATTGTCGATTTCTTTGAAAACGGAGATACAACGCACCAGGTGAATAAGGAAAAATAG